In the Pseudanabaena sp. PCC 7367 genome, one interval contains:
- the pgeF gene encoding peptidoglycan editing factor PgeF, whose protein sequence is MNSNGWHWQNGYLTCDLLAPWAHGFFSKVHAPSMPIELQQHFYTPQNTPLNSDRDSQTKQTNQPLDGIAYRAKQVHGDRLLDNQELDQLAIGQVNSTLPEADGVFIQVALSQPEAENSNLAKKETKQSVWVCTADCVPVLIADRNLGHVAAVHAGWRGTAAGILTKAIAKFLNHGSQLEDLRIALGPAISGEVYQVTETVAAQVIATISTEVGIFPDQEPERCRLDLRAVQQQQLSEMGIAKPQMAIAPYCTLQTPDRFYSYRRYTKENPDHKGGAPRVQWSGIAIN, encoded by the coding sequence ATGAATAGTAACGGCTGGCATTGGCAAAACGGCTATTTAACCTGCGATCTACTCGCACCCTGGGCTCATGGTTTTTTCTCGAAAGTTCATGCTCCGAGTATGCCGATCGAGTTGCAACAGCATTTTTATACTCCTCAAAATACGCCTCTAAATTCCGATCGAGACAGTCAAACGAAGCAAACCAATCAGCCCCTTGACGGCATTGCCTACCGCGCCAAACAGGTACATGGCGATCGGCTCTTAGACAATCAAGAACTAGACCAGTTGGCGATCGGACAAGTTAATTCAACCTTGCCTGAAGCTGATGGAGTATTTATTCAGGTGGCGCTGAGTCAACCAGAGGCAGAGAATAGCAACCTGGCAAAAAAAGAAACTAAGCAATCGGTCTGGGTTTGCACCGCTGATTGTGTGCCAGTTTTAATCGCCGATCGTAACTTAGGCCATGTGGCGGCGGTTCATGCCGGATGGCGCGGCACGGCAGCGGGAATTTTGACCAAGGCGATCGCTAAGTTTCTTAATCATGGCAGCCAATTGGAGGATCTGCGGATTGCCCTGGGGCCGGCGATTTCCGGCGAAGTTTATCAGGTCACCGAAACAGTGGCCGCGCAGGTGATAGCAACAATTTCCACAGAGGTGGGCATATTCCCCGATCAAGAGCCAGAACGTTGCCGCCTCGATCTCAGGGCAGTACAACAGCAACAACTCAGTGAAATGGGCATAGCTAAGCCACAAATGGCGATCGCCCCCTATTGCACCTTACAAACGCCCGATCGATTCT
- a CDS encoding MGMT family protein codes for MDKAEKTEKSKKAISAAQQNTYDRIYEMVRQIPIGKVATYGQIAELANLAGKARLVGYALYQIDPQTSDVPWHRVINAKGEISYSPLRRGGDYFQRSLLEQEGIEFDPVGKINLRQYRWQSH; via the coding sequence ATGGATAAGGCAGAAAAAACCGAAAAGAGCAAAAAAGCAATTAGCGCTGCCCAACAAAATACCTACGATCGCATCTATGAAATGGTGCGCCAGATCCCGATCGGTAAGGTTGCTACCTATGGTCAGATCGCCGAGCTTGCTAACCTGGCTGGCAAGGCGCGACTGGTTGGCTATGCCCTGTATCAAATTGATCCGCAGACTAGTGATGTACCGTGGCATCGGGTGATCAATGCTAAAGGTGAAATATCCTATTCTCCCCTGCGGCGGGGTGGTGATTATTTTCAGCGATCGTTGCTGGAGCAAGAAGGGATCGAGTTTGATCCAGTTGGCAAGATTAATCTACGCCAATATCGCTGGCAGAGTCACTAA
- the deoC gene encoding deoxyribose-phosphate aldolase: MPIDIDPAAYIDHTLLDPTANRERISELCHQADRFNFASVCVYPCYVRLAAELLHNKRPQVSTVIGFPSGATTSATKLYEAHEANENGATELDVVINLGWLKDGETDAVHREIAEICEGVDLPVKAILEMGLLTPAEQKLAAEICLDAGAAFLKTSTGWAGGATVEQIKLLKSITKGRIGIKASGGIRSFAQVVALIEAGATRIGTSRGLQIMAEFTAPDLRISDSASDIGVD, from the coding sequence ATGCCCATTGACATCGATCCCGCCGCCTACATTGACCATACTTTATTAGACCCCACCGCCAACCGCGAGCGGATCAGTGAACTTTGTCACCAGGCCGATCGATTCAATTTTGCCAGCGTTTGTGTCTATCCTTGCTACGTGCGCCTTGCCGCCGAACTTTTACATAACAAGCGCCCCCAGGTAAGCACCGTAATCGGTTTTCCCAGTGGAGCCACCACATCTGCCACCAAGTTGTATGAAGCCCATGAAGCCAATGAAAATGGGGCGACGGAATTGGATGTGGTGATTAATCTTGGTTGGCTCAAAGATGGCGAGACTGATGCAGTACACCGGGAGATCGCAGAAATTTGTGAAGGAGTTGATCTACCAGTTAAGGCGATCCTGGAAATGGGTTTATTAACGCCCGCAGAGCAAAAATTGGCAGCGGAAATTTGCCTTGATGCTGGTGCCGCCTTTTTGAAAACCAGCACCGGTTGGGCAGGAGGGGCAACCGTAGAACAGATTAAGCTTTTGAAATCAATTACTAAGGGCAGAATTGGGATTAAGGCTTCCGGTGGGATTCGCTCCTTTGCCCAGGTAGTCGCTTTGATTGAGGCAGGCGCAACCCGGATTGGTACTTCGCGGGGATTGCAAATCATGGCTGAGTTTACTGCCCCAGATCTACGCATTAGTGACTCTGCCAGCGATATTGGCGTAGATTAA
- a CDS encoding response regulator codes for MDPIRVVLIEDHDLTRVGMKMTLQQQGHISLVAEAANGHDGVKQVEVTEPDVVILDLGLPDIDGIEVTKQIKSLNFSSGKSPRILILTLTDNNESVLAAFAAGADSYCIKDISSDDLIQALQLTSEGSAWIDPAIATVVLNQIRKRDTTPTVEIDASEPEYKQILEATPLTERELEVLTEIVNGYSNSEIASRLYITVGTVKTHVRNILNKLCADDRTQAAVRALRSGLVK; via the coding sequence ATGGACCCAATTCGCGTCGTTCTAATTGAAGACCACGATCTTACCCGCGTGGGTATGAAAATGACTTTGCAACAGCAAGGGCATATTAGCCTGGTAGCTGAAGCAGCTAATGGTCATGATGGCGTAAAGCAAGTTGAAGTAACCGAGCCAGATGTGGTGATTCTGGATTTGGGCTTGCCAGACATCGATGGGATTGAGGTGACCAAGCAAATTAAGTCTTTGAATTTTAGTTCTGGAAAGTCACCCCGAATTCTAATTCTTACCCTCACTGACAATAATGAATCGGTTTTAGCAGCATTTGCGGCCGGTGCCGATTCCTATTGCATTAAAGATATTAGCTCCGATGATTTGATTCAGGCTTTACAACTTACCTCTGAAGGCAGTGCCTGGATTGATCCGGCGATCGCTACAGTCGTACTCAATCAAATTCGCAAGCGCGACACCACGCCTACGGTGGAGATCGATGCTTCGGAACCTGAATACAAGCAAATTTTGGAAGCCACCCCCCTAACCGAACGTGAACTAGAGGTGTTGACGGAAATTGTAAATGGCTATAGCAATTCTGAGATCGCCAGCCGCCTGTATATTACGGTGGGCACAGTTAAAACCCACGTGCGGAATATTCTCAATAAGCTCTGCGCTGACGATCGCACCCAGGCTGCAGTGCGGGCGTTGCGCTCTGGCCTAGTTAAATAA